The region GCTCCCAAGAAAGCCGCTCCCAAAAAGGCAAAAAAGAAATAGCTCCGCATTGCGGGCGCCTTCGGGGGCCCACGATGGCCGGGCACCACACTCTGCAAAGGCCGTTTTCGCATGGGAAACGGCCTTTGCAGTAAATTTCCCCCGGAGTTCTCTTTCCCGCGACCGCAGCAGACGAGGGGCACGAGCCTATGGACGAGCAACACCCTCCCGACGTAACCACATTCGGCCCCCGGCTTGCCGGGATTCGCAGGCGGCGCCGTTTTTTTTTCGGGACGGTCGCCATCTACATACCGGCCATGTGGATCATCCATTCGATTTCACCCACCTACCGCACCATGGGCACCGCCATCGGGATATGGGTCGTCATCCTCGTCATCGCTATGTTCCGGTCGGCTGTTTGCGTCTGTCCACGCTGCGGCAACCTTTTCCATGTCAATGGCATGACCCTGCTCTATTTGCGCAAATGTCTCCATTGCCAGCTCCACATAAACGCCGACAAAAAACCCGCGAATAGCTGAAAATACTGCATCGGCCCCTTCTTTCATCACCGCATTTCCTTATTTCCTTCGCATTTCTTCCATATTTTACAATTACCCTCGCCCTGACAGCAACAGCCGTACTGTGAGCCCGGAGACGTATGAGCGTCTCCCGATGTCATGAGCGTGAAGGGGTCGTAAGGTCATGGAGACGAAATTACTCGAAGAAACCCTGGTGCAGCAGCTGCAGCTGTTTGAGGAACTGCACGCCCTCCTTGAGCAGGAAACCGATGAACTCGCCCGGATGAATCTTGATGCCATGGAGGACGTGAATCGGCAGAAGAAGGATCTTGCGGAGCGCGTCGAGGCCCATAACGGTTCGCTGCGCCGCATGATCGCCATGATTGCGTCGGAGCAGGGGCTGGCATCGGGCGTCACGCTGGGGAGCATCGCCGCTGCCATGGGCCACAAGGGGGACCTCGTCCGGTTGCGCCACAAGCTCACCGTGGCGGCGCAGCGCGTCCAGGACACCGCCGCCGTGAACAGCACGATTTCGGAACGTTTCGCCAGGACTGCGAGCATGACGCTCGGCCATCTGAGCCGCCAGATCAACCGGTCGAGCGTCTACGGTGCATCGGGGGGCTATCAGCAGAGATCGTCCGTGGCGGTCATGATCAATAGGGAGGCATGAATATGAGCCTTAGTTCGGCGCTGCAAATAGGAAGGAGTGGTCTCGGTGCGTACCAGACCGCCATTGACGTAACCGGTGAAAATATCGCCAATGTCAATACCGCCGGCTATTCCCGCCAGACGGCGGAGCTCGAAACGGCCCCCCAGACAACCACGAGCGGCCTGTCCTTGGGGAACGGCGTGAGCGTCGCTTCCATAGCGCGCTCTTACGATGCCCTGCTGCAGAGTGAGATCGTGGGCGCCCAGACCGAGCAGGGATACGACACCACCACGTATACCGCGCTCCAGGCGGTTGAACCCTCCTTCAATGAGGTCTCCACCGACGGGTTGGGGGCGGCGATCAGCGACTTTTTCGGGTCATGGCAGGATCTGACCAACAACCCCACCGGCACGGCCGAGCGGCAATCGGTTCTGACCGCCGCCCAGAACCTGGTGGACAACTTCAATTCCGTCAGCAAGACCCTTTCGGACAGCATCACGGGGGAAAATACCTCCCTGGTGACGTTGACGGACAGCATCAATCAGAATCTGACGAGTATCGCCGACCTCAACGGCCAGATCAGGACCATCGAGCAGGCCGGCGGCAACGCCAACGAGCTGAAGGACCAGCGGGATCAGAAGATTCAGGATCTTTCCCAGCAGATCGGGATTACCTATACGGAAAACAGCGACGGCACCACGGATGTGAACTTTGCCGATAGCGGCGCAGCCCTGGTGAGCGGGACCAAGGCCGGTTCGTTTTCCCTGGTCACCAATGCCGCAACCGGGCTCTACGATGTCAGCCTGACCGCAGCCGGGGACACCGCTGCCGTCCAGGTCACGCCGGCATCGGGCAAGCTCGGCGCAACCATCGACCTGCGCGACTCCATACTACCGGAGTACCAGAGCAAGATCGACGCCTTGGCGACCGGCATCGCCACGGCGGTCAATGCCCAGCAGCAGGCCGGCTACGACCTGACCGGCGCGGCCGGGATCGCCCTGTTCAGCCCCGCAACGAGCGGGGCGACCATTGCCGTCAACGCAGCCATAACCAGCACGGACCAGATTGCCGCTTCGTCGAGCGCCTCCGCGAAAGGGGACAGCGGCAATGCCCTGCTGCTTGCGGACCTGGCCAACGATACCTCGGCCATGTCCGGTTCGACCTTCGGCGGTTATTACAACAACCTGGTCACCCAGGTCGGCCAGGATGTGCAGAACAGCAAGAACAACGTCACCCAGGACGAAGCCTATACCACCCAGTTGAGCACGCTGCGCGAATCGAACTCGGGCGTATCCCTGGACGAAGAGCTGATCAATCTCACCAAGTACCAGAAATCGTATGCGGCTTCGGCCAAGTTGATCACGACGGTATCCGATATGATGGATACGGTTTTGGGACTCATCCGGTAGGAAGGGAATGTCATGAGAATTTCGTCGAACACGTCGGCTATCAATTCAATCTACAATTTGCAGAAGGGGCAGGCGACCTTCAACAGGCTGACCGAGTTGACGACATCGGAGCAGAATGTCAACCGGCCGAGCGACGACCCCACGGCCACGAGCACCCTGCTCAATATCGGCGATACGCTCAAGGCCATCGACAAGTACTCCACCAACATAACCAAGGCCACCACCTTCCTTACCATCACGAATAACGCCCTGACCGGAATCTCGGACACCATTTCCCAGGCCAAGGAACTCGTCGCTTCCATTTCCGACGGCAGCGACAGCGCAACGGAACGGCAGAGCGTCCATGACCAGTTGGTTTCCCTGAAAAAGCAGATCATCGATTATGCCAATACCCAGTCGGGCGATAATACCTACGTGTTCGGCGGCACCAGCAATTCAACGGCGCCGTTCAGTTACACGAGCAACTCCTACGGCGGGGACGGCAACCAGTCCCAGGTGGAGATCGCCGAGAACTCATACCAGAGCCTGACGGTGACGGGAGATCGCCTCCTGAAGGGGGCCGGTTCCAATCCCAGCTACGGCTCGACGGATATTCTGCAAACGCTGGACAACCTGATCAGCGCCGTGGGGGACAGCACCACCGCGAGCGATGCCACGGCCATCCAGCAGGGGGCCAAGGATTTGGAGGCCGGGGCCTCCCAGATCAACAATGCCCAGATCGATGTGGCCGCCCGGATGAAACGCCTCGAAACGATGGCCACCATGAACACCAATAGCAAGAACACCCTGGAAAACGTCGTCAGCGACATCCAGAACGTGGATCTGACGACGGTGGGCGTCCAGTTGAGCCAGCAACAGAGCGCATACGAAGCGGCCCTGGCCGCAACGGCCAAGATATCTTCCCTGTCGCTCCTGGATTACCTGTAACTGCTCGGTGCTGCCCTGATTGTGGTGTTGGTGAGAAACGCAAGGCCCGGCCTCGGCGTTTCTGGCGAGGCCGCATGAATGCCGGAGAAAGCTGAACCTACGGGGAAACTGCCGAAGCGAGCGGTGCGCCGAATGCCGGTTGATGGGAGGCGGGGGTAGTCAAGCCTTTGTCTGCCTGTGCCACGAGTTGTCCTTCATAGCCGATCAGTTCCTGGGCCGTCTTCAACGCCTTGTAAAGCCTGCCTGATGCAATGCAATCCCTGATCTCGACAAAATAGCGCCGGCTGCTGGGAGCGGCCGCGGCCATCTCCTGCTCCAACTCCGCAAACGCCTCCAGGTATTTCGGGCTGCGGGCATCGTTATCGATGTACATGAGTTGCAGGATGAAGTAGATCCGGCGCGCCGGGGTCGTGGCGCCGGCCTCCGTCATGATGTCTTTCTGGCGGAGTATGGCGACGCTGTTGTTCTCCACGATGAAGTTGACCGGTGTACCGCCGCATTTGATGACGGCCCCGCCCAGGATGATCTTTTCATACGGCTTGAGATGGAGTTTCAGCGACATCGATTCGCCCCGTGTGGTCGTTGTGTGAAATTACGGATGGAGGGGAGATTCTCTCCCCTCCATTCTTTTTGTATCGAGGTACCTTTTAGAACAGTTTCAGGACAGCCTGTGCTGCCTGGGAAGCGAGGCTGAGCGACGTGATGCCCAGGCTCTGGCGGGTCTGCAGCATCAGCAGGTTGGCGCCTTCCTGGTTGGTGTCGGCCAGGGTCAGGTTGTCGGCGCCGGTCTGGAGCGTGTTGACCATGTTGTCGGTGAAGGTCTGACGGGTGGTGACAACGCTCAGGTTGGCGGACAGCGAAGACGACTGGCTGCGCAGGGTGTTGAGTGCATTTTCGAGCTGGGTGGCCGAAGACTGGATGTTGCTGGTGCCGGCGGTTGCGTCCGTATTGCCCCAGTCGAGGTCGCCGCTGACGGCGGTGCCGCCGCTGGTGGCGGAAGCGGTGCTCAGGCCCAGGCCGGTTGCCGTGGCGTCGAAGCCCTTGATCTGCAGGGTGGCGGCGGCGGTGGCGGGGGCGAATTCAACGGTCTGGTTCTGGCCGTTGAGGAAGTTGGTGCCGCGGTAGCCGGAGTCGCTGGCCAACTCGGTGATCTGGGTCATCAGGGTGTTGAAGGTGGTTGCGTAGGTGTTGCGGTCGGTAACGTTGCTGGTTGCCAATGCGGCCTGGGCGACACCCTGGGCGGACTCGATCAGGGAGGTGATGCCGGTGATGCCTGCGTTGGCGGCGGAAACCATCTGCACGGCCTCGCTCATGCCGTCCTTGCGGGACGACAGGTCGGTGGCGCGGGCGGTAGCGGTCTGGGCGGCAAAGAAGTTGGTCGGGTTGTCGAGAGCGGTGTTGACCTGTTTGCCGGTGGACAGCCTGGTCTGGGTCCTGCTGATCAGTTTGGTGGTGTCCTGGAGGGACAGCAGGTTGTTGCGCATGCCGCTGGTGAGGGAAATGTCATTGATTGCCATGGTTACTACTCCTTTCTAGGGTGTGTGCGGTAATTCTTACCGCGTGGTGCGGATTGAATCCGGTTGTTCTGCGTCGTGCCGGTACGGCCTGTTCTTCACCCCCTTTCGCGATAGAATGGGATAACCGGATCGACACCGGAAAAAGGTGGCTTTCGGGCTCCCGGCATCCGTAGAGAACATGAAGTCCCATTGGCATTTTCAGTATCTATCGGCCCTAAATGAGGAGGAAATGTGGCCAAAATAAGGAAACGTGAAACAATCTCGAACAGCGTTGCGATATTCGGGAGGATCGTGAACCAAGGCGCGGGCCGAGCCGCCATTTTTTGCACATTTCGGGATGCCGGCCGTGCGATGGTGCGACATCGTCATGAAGCTAAAATCCCTCCCCGGCAAAGCCGTCTATCTGGTTGGCGCTGGGGTCCATGGTCTTGCCGCTGCTGTCCGTGCCGTTGAAGCTGAAGACGATCCGGGAGGTATCGATGGTTCCCGTCGACGTGCTGTTCTGCCTGATGGAAAAGAAGATCGTTGCCTCCTGGGTGGTCGCGTCGTACATAACCCGGGTGGGCAGGGGCGAGACGACGGTATCCGTGGAGCGATAGGCGCCGTTGTCGTACAGCCCGGTATCCTTGTTGATGGTCGCCCCCCGGGCCTTGGTGATGCTCCAGTTGCTGATGTCCATGACCGAGCCGGCGTCCATCTCGGAGTCGAACAGAAAGGTCACCGAGACCTCTTTGGCGGCGTCCGGCTGAACGAAATCCGTGTCGATGGCCAGAAGCGGCACCGCGCCGAGGGTTGTGTTGAGGGTGCTTTTCGATGTGTCTATGGCGGTGATCTTGGGCTGGCTGACCATGTTTTCGAGATCGGTGGCATAGGTGGTCGCCTCGGTCGTATCCAGATTGGTCAATGCCGTAATCTGGGCTTCCACCTGGTCTTTCTGGCCGTTTTTGTAGTAGGCGTTGCCCAGTTCGTAGATTGCGGCGGCAAAGCCGGATTTAAGTTCAATGGCCTTTTGCAGTACCGGGATGGCGTCGCTTGACTTCCCCTGTTCGTTAAGGCTCAGGCCCAAACCGTAGTAGGCGTTGCCGTCCTCGGGCGACAGCTTGATGGTCGTCCTGAAGTAGGTTTCAGCCTCTTGCGGTTTGCCTTCCTTGGTGAGGAGCTGCCCGAGGGTATAGGGTGCCACGACATTCGAGGGATCGGCGTTCATGGCCGCCTTCAGTTCCTTTTCGGCGGCGTCGTTCTGGTTGTCCTGTATATAGATATTGGCCAGGGCCACGTGAATGTCGTCCTGGGTGTTGTCCAGCTTGAGCGACTGCTTATAGGCGGCAATCGCCTCCTTGTCCTTGCCCAGGGCCGCATAGGCTTTGGCCAGATAGTTATAGGCGGTCTTGTTGTTTCCCGTGCCGTTGTCGGCGTTGTAGGAGATGGCCATCCTGAAGGAGTTGACCGCCTGCTGGTATTTGCCGTTCTGATAGAAGGTCAGGCCGTTGTTCAGCGCCGTATTGGAGGCGCTCTGGCGATTCGTCGTGTCCACCATGGCGGCAAATATGGAGCTGAGGCTGTCAGAACCGATGACCGATGCCATAGCAGAAACTCCTTCCCCTGTGTGTGGTTGTGCGCATTGTTTGCACTGTCGGTTGATTGAGTCGCATTTGTGGCGAATGGCGACACATTTGCTTCTATATCGACTGTAAATGAGGAGGAAATGTGGCTTAAATAAGGAAACGTGGCGTTCCTGGGTGGGGCTGGGGGGCGTGCGGCAAAAAAGGCACCTCCATCAGTCGATGGAAATGCCTTTTTGCCCGTTTTTATGACGTATATTCCACGGGGCATCCGATGCCCGGAGATTCAATGATCCGGTTCGAACGGCACCGGTTCGCAGACGCTGGCGCTGCTATGGGTTTTGGCCCCGCACCGGGAGCAATAGAATGCAGGTTCGCTGCTCAGTTTGGCGCGTTGGCGGCTGTCGGTAACGGCGCATATCTTCGCACTTTTGCTTGCCATGACCTGATCCCCCTTTCGGGACGATTGTCTATCTTACCACGTACCCCTATGATAAACCTTTTTGGGGGGAATGAGCGGCTTTTTAATTCCCGAATTTTGGTACAAAAAAACGGCTTTGCAATCTCTGCAAAGCCGCATATTTATTGGCTGGGGCGCCAGGGATCGAACCTGGGAATGCCGGAATCAAAATCCGGTGCCTTACCGCTTGGCGACGCCCCAATAAAACTATGGCTGGATGAATCGTATCAGATGGTCTCGGCAACGGCGGCAAACCAGCCGGTGCCGTCGGTCAGGACGGTGCGGGCCCGCTCGGCGCTTTCCCGGTCCCCGAAGAGGCCGAAGACCGTCGGGCCGCTGCCGGACATCATGGCCCCTGCCGCACCTTCGCGGAGCATGGCCTCCCTGATCTCGGCAATCACGGGGAAAGCGGGTATGGTTACCGATTCCAGGTCGTTGGAAAGGATCGAGCAGACATCCTCCATACTCCGGAAAAGCTCGGGGAGTTTAGCCAGACCTTCCCGGTTTGTCAACTGTAAACTTCGATAAACCCAGGCCGTGGAAACATGCACGCCGGGGTTGACCAGCAACACCCAGGCGGCCGGCATGGCCGGCATGGGGGTGAGCTGCTCGCCGACGCCCTCCGCCAGGGCCGGTTTCTGGAAGATGAAGAAGGGCACGTCGGCGCCCAAGGTAAGGCCGATTTCCATGAGGCGCTGTTCCGAAAGCCCCAGGCCCAGGAGCTCGTTCATGCCCATGAGCACCGTGGCGGCATCGCTGCTGCCTCCGCCCAGCCCGGCCGCAACCGGGATGTTCTTGGCGATGTCGATGACCGCTCCCTCTCCCGGGTCCGCCAGGTCGAGCAGGGCCTTGGCCGCCTTCCAGGCGATGTTGCCCGGGCCGTCGGGTACGCCGTTCTTGCCGCAGGTTACGAGGATGCCGGGAGTCCCGGTCAGGGTAATGGTGATGGCATCGCACAGGTTGACCCGCTGCATGACCATGCGCAGATCGTGGTAGCCATCGGGACGGCGCCGGATCACGTCCAGGCGGTAGTTGACCTTGGCTGGGGCTTGTAACGTCAGGCTCTTCACACGCACTCCATGGTTGCGGGGCGTACCCCGCGGTTATGCCGGTTGAAAATCGGGAATATTTACTTAACGCAAGAGCCCCCTAAAGGCAAGCCCAAAGTGGCGTGCGGCACGCTTTCGTCCGCCTATTTGATACAGACCCGCCGGACCTCGTGGATATCGGTCAACCCCTGCAGCACCTTGATGATGCCGTCCTGCTTGAGGCTGGACATGCCGTCCAGCACCCCTTGCTCGCAAACGGACTCCGTATGGGCCCGGCGCTTGATCAGGCCCTTCAGCGCGGGGGTGCAATCCAGTACCTCGTGGATGCCGAGTCTGCCGCGATACCCGCTATGGCCGCACCGCTCGCATCCCACGGCCCGGTAAAGGGACAGCCCCTCCCGCTTCAAACCGGCCAAGGCGAAATCCTCTTCGCCGTACTCGGCGATGAGCTCATCGACTTCCGATTCCAGGGGGCGATAGTTCTCCCGGCAATCGGGGCAGAGCCGGCGGGCCAGGCGCTGGGCCAGGACGCAGAGCAGGGAGTCGGAGAAACTGTAGGGGTCGAGTCCCATCTCCAGGAGCCGGGTGACCGTCTCGGGCGCTGAATTGGTGTGCAGGGTGGAAAAGACCAGGTGGCCGGTCAGGGATGCCTCCACGGCTATGCCGGCCGTTTCCTCGTCGCGCAT is a window of Geobacter sp. FeAm09 DNA encoding:
- a CDS encoding flagellar protein FlgN, with product METKLLEETLVQQLQLFEELHALLEQETDELARMNLDAMEDVNRQKKDLAERVEAHNGSLRRMIAMIASEQGLASGVTLGSIAAAMGHKGDLVRLRHKLTVAAQRVQDTAAVNSTISERFARTASMTLGHLSRQINRSSVYGASGGYQQRSSVAVMINREA
- the flgK gene encoding flagellar hook-associated protein FlgK, producing MSLSSALQIGRSGLGAYQTAIDVTGENIANVNTAGYSRQTAELETAPQTTTSGLSLGNGVSVASIARSYDALLQSEIVGAQTEQGYDTTTYTALQAVEPSFNEVSTDGLGAAISDFFGSWQDLTNNPTGTAERQSVLTAAQNLVDNFNSVSKTLSDSITGENTSLVTLTDSINQNLTSIADLNGQIRTIEQAGGNANELKDQRDQKIQDLSQQIGITYTENSDGTTDVNFADSGAALVSGTKAGSFSLVTNAATGLYDVSLTAAGDTAAVQVTPASGKLGATIDLRDSILPEYQSKIDALATGIATAVNAQQQAGYDLTGAAGIALFSPATSGATIAVNAAITSTDQIAASSSASAKGDSGNALLLADLANDTSAMSGSTFGGYYNNLVTQVGQDVQNSKNNVTQDEAYTTQLSTLRESNSGVSLDEELINLTKYQKSYAASAKLITTVSDMMDTVLGLIR
- the flgL gene encoding flagellar hook-associated protein FlgL yields the protein MRISSNTSAINSIYNLQKGQATFNRLTELTTSEQNVNRPSDDPTATSTLLNIGDTLKAIDKYSTNITKATTFLTITNNALTGISDTISQAKELVASISDGSDSATERQSVHDQLVSLKKQIIDYANTQSGDNTYVFGGTSNSTAPFSYTSNSYGGDGNQSQVEIAENSYQSLTVTGDRLLKGAGSNPSYGSTDILQTLDNLISAVGDSTTASDATAIQQGAKDLEAGASQINNAQIDVAARMKRLETMATMNTNSKNTLENVVSDIQNVDLTTVGVQLSQQQSAYEAALAATAKISSLSLLDYL
- a CDS encoding flagellar biosynthesis repressor FlbT, translating into MSLKLHLKPYEKIILGGAVIKCGGTPVNFIVENNSVAILRQKDIMTEAGATTPARRIYFILQLMYIDNDARSPKYLEAFAELEQEMAAAAPSSRRYFVEIRDCIASGRLYKALKTAQELIGYEGQLVAQADKGLTTPASHQPAFGAPLASAVSP
- a CDS encoding flagellin, encoding MAINDISLTSGMRNNLLSLQDTTKLISRTQTRLSTGKQVNTALDNPTNFFAAQTATARATDLSSRKDGMSEAVQMVSAANAGITGITSLIESAQGVAQAALATSNVTDRNTYATTFNTLMTQITELASDSGYRGTNFLNGQNQTVEFAPATAAATLQIKGFDATATGLGLSTASATSGGTAVSGDLDWGNTDATAGTSNIQSSATQLENALNTLRSQSSSLSANLSVVTTRQTFTDNMVNTLQTGADNLTLADTNQEGANLLMLQTRQSLGITSLSLASQAAQAVLKLF
- a CDS encoding tetratricopeptide repeat protein; amino-acid sequence: MASVIGSDSLSSIFAAMVDTTNRQSASNTALNNGLTFYQNGKYQQAVNSFRMAISYNADNGTGNNKTAYNYLAKAYAALGKDKEAIAAYKQSLKLDNTQDDIHVALANIYIQDNQNDAAEKELKAAMNADPSNVVAPYTLGQLLTKEGKPQEAETYFRTTIKLSPEDGNAYYGLGLSLNEQGKSSDAIPVLQKAIELKSGFAAAIYELGNAYYKNGQKDQVEAQITALTNLDTTEATTYATDLENMVSQPKITAIDTSKSTLNTTLGAVPLLAIDTDFVQPDAAKEVSVTFLFDSEMDAGSVMDISNWSITKARGATINKDTGLYDNGAYRSTDTVVSPLPTRVMYDATTQEATIFFSIRQNSTSTGTIDTSRIVFSFNGTDSSGKTMDPSANQIDGFAGEGF
- the ispE gene encoding 4-(cytidine 5'-diphospho)-2-C-methyl-D-erythritol kinase, with the translated sequence MKSLTLQAPAKVNYRLDVIRRRPDGYHDLRMVMQRVNLCDAITITLTGTPGILVTCGKNGVPDGPGNIAWKAAKALLDLADPGEGAVIDIAKNIPVAAGLGGGSSDAATVLMGMNELLGLGLSEQRLMEIGLTLGADVPFFIFQKPALAEGVGEQLTPMPAMPAAWVLLVNPGVHVSTAWVYRSLQLTNREGLAKLPELFRSMEDVCSILSNDLESVTIPAFPVIAEIREAMLREGAAGAMMSGSGPTVFGLFGDRESAERARTVLTDGTGWFAAVAETI